The Anaerosporomusa subterranea nucleotide sequence AACGGGGCTGCCGATTTGCAACGCAATCTGTTCAGTGTTGATGTGGAGAAACTAGTGAACGCTGGATCACTGGCTCAATTTTTTGCTATCTTCGTTGAACGTCAGGACCATACCAAACCGTATTCGGCTTTTGAGGCGATGGCTGCCGTTTTCTTTAATGAGTTGGCGAAGAATTCGGATCGGTTGGCTCTGGCTCGTTCTGCGGATGAACTTGAAATAAATCAGGGCGCAGGAAAAATCTCATGTTTTTTGACCATTGAGGAAGGCGGCGTGCTAGAAGGCAGTATGGACAATTTGCGAGCAGCATATCAGCTTGGTGTTCGGCTAATTACCTTGACTTGGAACTACCCGAATGAGATCGGTTTTCCTAACAGTGAGTGGCGGTATCAACACGATGGCCTGACTCCCTTTGGCCAAGACGTCATTTGTGAGATGAACCGACTGGGGATGCTGATTGATGTATCTCACCTTTCCGATCAGGGATTTTTCGATGTTGCCCGGCTCTCCAAACAGCCTTTTGTCGCCTCGCATTCAAACGCTCGCGCGATTACCGGACACAGCCGCAACTTGACTGATGACAT carries:
- a CDS encoding dipeptidase; this encodes MRIIDLHCDTILKLWEENGAADLQRNLFSVDVEKLVNAGSLAQFFAIFVERQDHTKPYSAFEAMAAVFFNELAKNSDRLALARSADELEINQGAGKISCFLTIEEGGVLEGSMDNLRAAYQLGVRLITLTWNYPNEIGFPNSEWRYQHDGLTPFGQDVICEMNRLGMLIDVSHLSDQGFFDVARLSKQPFVASHSNARAITGHSRNLTDDMIKMIADQGGVIGLNFCSEFLGASEISRVEDMVRHVLHIMKVGGRDVLALGTDFDGINPQLEIEHIGQIGSLIRALEQAGLTETELEKFCWQNSLRLIRDVMG